The genomic DNA TCGGCGGCGACCCCGCCCGCCACCCCCTACGGGCGCTCCAAGCTGGAGGCCGAGCGGCTCGTGCTCGCGGCCGGCGAGCGCCACGGCATGCACGTGTGCAACCTGCGCCCGGCCCTGGTCTACGGACCGGGGGCCAAGGGCAACCTGCCCCGGATGCTCGAGGCGATCGACCGCCGCCGCTTCCCGCCAGTGCCCGAGCTGGGCAACCGGCGCTCGCTGGTCGGCGTGGACGACGTGGTGGGGGCCGCGCTGCTCGCGGCCGAGCGGCAGGAGGCGGCCGGCCAGACCTACGTCGTCACCGACGGGCGGGCCTACTCGACCCGGGGCATGTACGTCGCCATGGTGCGGGCCCTGGGGCGGGAGCCCGGCGCGGTCACCGTGCCCCGCTGGTGCCTGGCCGGCCTGGCTCGGGCCGGGGACCTGGCTGGCCGGGCCAGGGGCAGGCGGTTCGTGTTCGACTCGGCCGCCCTCGAGCGGCTCACCGGCTCGGCCTGGTTCAGCGCCGCCAAGATCGCCCGGGAGCTCGGCTGGCGGCCCACCCAGACGCTGGAGGCCGCGCTGCCTGCCATGGTCGCCGAGTACCGCAACGGGGCCTTGCGCGCTCCAGGCGGTCCCGCGGCCGCCTGACACCGGGAGGACGACATGGACGTTGGCGAGGCGATCGAGGCGGTCCGCCGTACGTTCCCCTTCGACGGCTA from Actinomycetes bacterium includes the following:
- a CDS encoding NAD-dependent epimerase/dehydratase family protein codes for the protein MGERCLVTGASGFIGRALCQELTARGRAVRAVMRRPAEGPWEEQVSLDLAAGAPDPLGRARPDRLEPARPDRLGGARPVPAELLADVEVVFHLAGKVHDLAERVPDEAAYQAANVDATRALLAAAVAAGVPRFVFMSSRAVVGDTGRALADESAATPPATPYGRSKLEAERLVLAAGERHGMHVCNLRPALVYGPGAKGNLPRMLEAIDRRRFPPVPELGNRRSLVGVDDVVGAALLAAERQEAAGQTYVVTDGRAYSTRGMYVAMVRALGREPGAVTVPRWCLAGLARAGDLAGRARGRRFVFDSAALERLTGSAWFSAAKIARELGWRPTQTLEAALPAMVAEYRNGALRAPGGPAAA